In Engraulis encrasicolus isolate BLACKSEA-1 chromosome 15, IST_EnEncr_1.0, whole genome shotgun sequence, the following proteins share a genomic window:
- the LOC134464009 gene encoding NADH-cytochrome b5 reductase 3, translated as MISQLIDFLCGLANSIRDLIFNLLFGKKKPAITLKDPTIKYNLKLIDKEIISHDTRKFRFALTSPEEVLGLPIGQHIYLSAKIDGNLVVRPYTPVSSDDDKGFVDLVIKIYYKNVHPKFPEGGKMSQYVESLRVGETIDFRGPSGLLIYQGKGEFAIKPDKKSPAVVKKAKHVGMIAGGTGITPMLQIIRAVMKDPKDSTICYLLFANQSEKDILLRPELEEVLANYPSRFKLWYTVDKAPEGWEYSQGFISEEMVREHLPAPGDDALVLMCGPPPMIQFACNPNLDKVGHSASRRFTF; from the exons ATGATCTCACAACTCATTGAT TTTTTGTGTGGACTCGCGAACAGCATTCGCGACCTCATTTTCAATCTTCTGTTTGGGAAGAAAAAGCCTGCCATTACCTTGAAAGATCCCACCATCAAGTACAACCTGAAATTAATTGATAAAGAG ATCATCAGCCATGACACTCGAAAATTCCGATTCGCCCTCACCTCCCCAGAGGAAGTGTTGGGTCTACCCATTG GGCAGCATATCTATCTGTCTGCTAAGATCGATGGAAATCTGGTGGTGAGGCCGTACACTCCTGTATCAAGTGACGATGACAAAGGCTTTGTGGACCTCGTGATCAAG ATCTATTACAAGAACGTGCACCCCAAGTTCCCCGAGGGAGGCAAGATGAGCCAGTACGTGGAGAGTCTGCGCGTCGGCGAGACCATCGACTTCAGAGGGCCGAGCGGACTACTAATCTACCAGGGGAAAG GAGAGTTTGCCATCAAACCTGATAAGAAGTCACCTGCAGTCGTCAAGAAGGCCAAACATGTGGGCATGATTGCAGGTGGAACTG gcATCACACCAATGCTACAGATCATTCGTGCGGTAATGAAGGATCCCAAGGACTCCACGATTTGTTACCTGCTCTTTGCAAACCAG AGTGAAAAAGACATACTCCTGCGACCTGAGCTGGAGGAGGTGCTAGCCAACTACCCATCCCGATTCAAGCTGTGGTACACTGTGGATAAGGCCCCAGAAG GCTGGGAGTACAGCCAGGGCTTCATCAGTGAGGAGATGGTCCGGGAGCACCTGCCTGCGCCGGGCGATGACGCGCTGGTCCTGATGTGCGGCCCGCCCCCCATGATCCAGTTCGCCTGCAACCCCAACCTGGACAAGGTGGGCCACTCTGCCAGCCGCCGCTTCACCTTCTGA
- the si:dkey-222f8.3 gene encoding poly(U)-specific endoribonuclease-C-like isoform X1 encodes MAYRSQGVNEEISAVLNELWKLDTNRLKPGKDYIIALQGRAGYVAHGSNQARDRARAPLFEYVDDNKLRGIETYAHFVNLLDNYEMSTGVAETVTSQEMMENHLFLDAILQTEVMKCAHSYLVRKGQASSDMTHFKKQLFDIWFRLYHRDRSGGQDSCGFEHVFVGETKHGKEIMGLHNWVQFYLQEKHGHVDYKGYKARGNKDTPDEDDHVLNLQFSWKDLVKPVGSSFIGVSPEFEVALYTVVFLMSSEKVTNVVVKVDEYLLEVVVCRYGHSIGTSYPKMLSSNNRD; translated from the exons ATGGCATATCG CAGTCAAGGTGTGAATGAAGAGATATCCGCTGTCCTGAATGAGCTGTGGAAACTGGATACTAATCGTCTCAAGCCTGGGAAAGATTACATCATCGCACTGCAG ggAAGAGCAGGATATGTGGCCCATGGCAGCAACCAGGCCCGAGACCGAGCGAGAGCTCCACTCTTCGAATATGTGGATGACAACAAACTGAGGGGCATTGAGACCTATGCCC ATTTTGTAAATCTGCTGGACAACTATGAGATGTCCACGGGAGTGGCAGAGACCGTCACCTCGCAGGAGATGATGGAGAACCACCTCTTCCTGGACGCCATCCTGCAAACAGAGGTCATGAAG TGTGCCCACAGTTATTTGGTGAGGAAGGGACAGGCTTCTTCAGATATGACACATTTCAAGAAGCAGCTGTTTGACATCTGGTTTCGCCTCTACCATCGGGACAGGAGTGGCGG GCAGGATTCCTGTGGCTTCGAGCATGTGTTTGTGGGCGAGACCAAGCACGGGAAGGAGATCATGGGCCTGCACAACTGGGTCCAGTTCTACCTGCAGGAGAAGCACGGTCACGTGGACTACAAAGGCTACAAAGCACGAGGCAACAAGGACACA CCGGATGAAGACGACCACGTCCTGAACCTGCAGTTCAGCTGGAAGGACCTGGTGAAGCCGGTGGGCAGCTCCTTCATTGGGGTCAGCCCTGAGTTCGAGGTGGCCCTCTACACCGTGGTCTTCCTCATGTCCAGCGAGAAGGTGACCAACGTGGTGGTGAAGGTGGACGAGTATctcctggaggtggtggtgtgtcgCTACGGACACTCCATCGGCACCTCCTATCCCAAGATGCTGAGCAGCAACAACAGGGATTAG
- the si:dkey-222f8.3 gene encoding poly(U)-specific endoribonuclease-C-like isoform X2, translating to MAYRQGVNEEISAVLNELWKLDTNRLKPGKDYIIALQGRAGYVAHGSNQARDRARAPLFEYVDDNKLRGIETYAHFVNLLDNYEMSTGVAETVTSQEMMENHLFLDAILQTEVMKCAHSYLVRKGQASSDMTHFKKQLFDIWFRLYHRDRSGGQDSCGFEHVFVGETKHGKEIMGLHNWVQFYLQEKHGHVDYKGYKARGNKDTPDEDDHVLNLQFSWKDLVKPVGSSFIGVSPEFEVALYTVVFLMSSEKVTNVVVKVDEYLLEVVVCRYGHSIGTSYPKMLSSNNRD from the exons ATGGCATATCG TCAAGGTGTGAATGAAGAGATATCCGCTGTCCTGAATGAGCTGTGGAAACTGGATACTAATCGTCTCAAGCCTGGGAAAGATTACATCATCGCACTGCAG ggAAGAGCAGGATATGTGGCCCATGGCAGCAACCAGGCCCGAGACCGAGCGAGAGCTCCACTCTTCGAATATGTGGATGACAACAAACTGAGGGGCATTGAGACCTATGCCC ATTTTGTAAATCTGCTGGACAACTATGAGATGTCCACGGGAGTGGCAGAGACCGTCACCTCGCAGGAGATGATGGAGAACCACCTCTTCCTGGACGCCATCCTGCAAACAGAGGTCATGAAG TGTGCCCACAGTTATTTGGTGAGGAAGGGACAGGCTTCTTCAGATATGACACATTTCAAGAAGCAGCTGTTTGACATCTGGTTTCGCCTCTACCATCGGGACAGGAGTGGCGG GCAGGATTCCTGTGGCTTCGAGCATGTGTTTGTGGGCGAGACCAAGCACGGGAAGGAGATCATGGGCCTGCACAACTGGGTCCAGTTCTACCTGCAGGAGAAGCACGGTCACGTGGACTACAAAGGCTACAAAGCACGAGGCAACAAGGACACA CCGGATGAAGACGACCACGTCCTGAACCTGCAGTTCAGCTGGAAGGACCTGGTGAAGCCGGTGGGCAGCTCCTTCATTGGGGTCAGCCCTGAGTTCGAGGTGGCCCTCTACACCGTGGTCTTCCTCATGTCCAGCGAGAAGGTGACCAACGTGGTGGTGAAGGTGGACGAGTATctcctggaggtggtggtgtgtcgCTACGGACACTCCATCGGCACCTCCTATCCCAAGATGCTGAGCAGCAACAACAGGGATTAG
- the tnnt2c gene encoding troponin T2c, cardiac, producing the protein MSDTEEIVEEYEEDVQAEEEEEEVIADQEEAEELEEQEAEEQAEEKDQEEEQNAEQEEEEEEEEDAKPKTPKSVYVPNIAPPKLPDGEKVDFDDLHRKRVEKDFGELQSLIELHFSSRQKEEDDLVTLRNRIEQRRADRAEQQRVRTEQDRERQARLAEERARREEEAAKLRADEEAKKRQIISNKGYGSYLTKVDQKKGKKLTEREKKNKALMERRKPLNIDHLNQEKLVEKARDLWEWLRQLHSEKFDLAEQHKRQKYQVSVLRNRVTDHQRGSKAAKTARATGKSKAGSWK; encoded by the exons ATGTCTGATACTGAGGAGATCGTGGAGGAGTACGAGGAGGACGTGCaggctgaggaggaagaggaggaggtgatcgCAGAccaggaggaggctgaggagctggaggagcagGAAGCAGAGGAGCAGGCAGAAGAGAAGGACCAGGAGGAAGAACAGAAcgcagaacaggaggaggaggaggaggaggaggaggatgccaaGCCCAAGACGCCCAAGAGTGTGTACGTGCCCAACATCGCACCACCCAAGCTGCCCGATGGCGAAAAG GTGGACTTCGATGACCTGCACCGCAAGCGTGTGGAGAAGGACTTCGGCGAGCTGCAGAGCCTGATCGAGCTGCATTTCAGCAGCCGCCAGAAGGAAGAGGACGACCTGGTCACCCTGCGCAACCGCATCGAGCAACGCCGCGCCGACCGCGCCGAGCAGCAGCGTGTGCGCACCGAGCAGGACCGCGAGCGTCAGGCCCGTCTGGCCGAGGAGCGTGCCCGCCGCGAGGAGGAAGCCGCCAAGCTGCGGGCCGACGAGGAGGCCAAGAAGAGGCAGATCATCAGCAACAAGGGATACGGCAGCTACCTCACA AAGGTGGACCAGAAGAAGGGTAAGAAGCTGACAGAGCGTGAGAAGAAGAACAAGGCGCTGATGGAGCGCCGCAAGCCGCTCAACATCGACCACCTGAACCAGGAGAAGCTGGTGGAGAAGGCGCGCGACCTGTGGGAGTGGCTGCGGCAGCTGCACTCGGAGAAGTTCGACCTGGCCGAGCAGCACAAGAGGCAGAAGTACCAGGTCAGCGTGCTGAGGAACCGCGTCACGGACCACCAGCGCGGAAGCAAGGCCGCCAAAACCGCCCGGGCCACCGGCAAGAGCAAGGCAGGCTCGTGGAAATGA